The following coding sequences lie in one Gemmatimonadota bacterium genomic window:
- a CDS encoding LuxR C-terminal-related transcriptional regulator, protein MGEDLDRLAMCAYLVGREEGFRTALERAHHSYLANGKPLAAARAAFWIGMHLAERGETGPASGWLGRAGRLVEEQGGESVERGYLLLAAGYRHFSERNPDAAHDSGGEAVQRASRFGDRDLLALALHLQGRALLRQLRVPEGLRLLDEAMVAVVSDELSPMVTGLIYCSVISACGDVCALGRAHQWTEALRSWCERQPDLVAYTDQCRVHRAEVMQLHGAWRDSIDEARHARDGAVHGILPGVTAASLYQEGEAHRLMGELAAAEEAYRGASRLGREPQPGLALLRLAQGDQQGAAAATRRALAEKTDPLARARLLPAHVEILLAVGDTDEAARASEELETLARSVGTDYLEAAAAHARGAVKFAGGDAAAACVALRAACQGWRALEAPYHAARAMELLGLACGALNDQDAASLELDAARTLYTSLGARADLSRLDDGGEQGRAHGLTPRELEVLALVATGKTNRSIAGELFISEKTVARHVSNIFSKLSLSTRAAATAYAYEHDLIHPPA, encoded by the coding sequence GCGCGTACCTAGTCGGCCGCGAAGAGGGCTTCCGGACCGCACTTGAGCGCGCGCATCACTCGTATCTCGCGAATGGGAAGCCCCTGGCCGCGGCCCGGGCAGCGTTCTGGATCGGGATGCACCTGGCCGAGCGCGGCGAGACGGGGCCTGCTTCGGGCTGGCTCGGCCGCGCAGGTCGGCTCGTCGAGGAGCAGGGAGGGGAGTCCGTGGAGCGCGGGTACTTACTGCTTGCGGCGGGATACCGGCACTTCTCCGAGCGAAACCCCGACGCCGCACACGACTCCGGTGGCGAGGCCGTTCAACGTGCGAGTCGGTTCGGCGACCGCGATCTGCTCGCGCTGGCCCTCCACCTCCAGGGCCGTGCGCTGCTGCGCCAGCTCCGCGTCCCGGAGGGACTCCGGCTCCTGGACGAGGCCATGGTCGCCGTCGTCTCCGACGAGCTCTCTCCCATGGTTACAGGCCTCATCTATTGCAGCGTGATTTCCGCTTGCGGAGACGTCTGCGCGCTCGGTCGGGCGCACCAGTGGACCGAGGCGCTGCGGAGCTGGTGTGAGCGTCAGCCTGACCTCGTGGCGTATACGGACCAGTGCCGGGTCCACCGTGCGGAGGTCATGCAGCTGCACGGAGCCTGGCGGGACTCGATAGACGAGGCACGGCACGCGCGCGACGGTGCCGTTCACGGCATCCTGCCCGGCGTGACCGCAGCGTCCCTCTACCAGGAGGGGGAGGCGCATCGTCTGATGGGCGAGCTCGCAGCCGCCGAGGAGGCCTATCGGGGCGCGAGCCGGCTGGGACGCGAGCCCCAGCCGGGCCTCGCGCTGCTGCGCCTGGCCCAGGGCGACCAGCAGGGTGCCGCCGCCGCCACGCGCCGCGCTCTCGCCGAGAAGACCGACCCACTGGCGCGCGCTCGGTTGCTGCCAGCGCACGTTGAGATTCTGTTGGCCGTCGGCGATACGGACGAAGCGGCGCGCGCCTCGGAAGAGCTGGAAACGCTGGCGCGATCCGTCGGGACCGACTACCTGGAGGCCGCCGCCGCCCACGCTCGCGGCGCCGTCAAGTTCGCCGGCGGCGATGCCGCGGCCGCATGTGTCGCCCTGCGAGCGGCCTGTCAGGGATGGCGGGCCCTGGAGGCGCCCTACCATGCCGCGAGGGCGATGGAACTCCTTGGGTTGGCTTGTGGCGCGCTGAACGATCAGGACGCGGCGTCGCTCGAGCTCGACGCTGCCCGCACGCTCTACACGAGCCTCGGCGCTCGAGCCGACCTATCCCGACTGGACGACGGCGGCGAACAAGGTCGCGCTCACGGGCTGACACCCCGTGAGCTGGAGGTCCTGGCGCTGGTCGCGACCGGCAAGACCAACCGTTCCATCGCGGGCGAGCTCTTCATCAGCGAGAAGACGGTCGCGCGCCACGTAAGTAACATCTTTTCCAAGCTGAGCCTCTCGACGCGTGCCGCGGCCACTGCCTACGCTTACGAGCACGACCTGATCCACCCGCCTGCATAG